The Arachis hypogaea cultivar Tifrunner chromosome 16, arahy.Tifrunner.gnm2.J5K5, whole genome shotgun sequence genome contains a region encoding:
- the LOC140180271 gene encoding uncharacterized protein: protein MADLVGSGASGTLVLGRLMSWIIIARWCISRLLVVTRPPGSYLRCDFNATLHDYERSGGSTNVVHSACPDFQSCISDCGLIDLRFVGWPFTWRRGNIVERLDRGLSNLEWQLSFPEGTVRHLSNFNSDHSPVCLQPHTASFQNRNRRPFQFVAAWMAHPDFSNLVSNSWDVSSSWNSGVVSFKNSLKDWNTNIFGDIFKRKRTLLRRLQGIASSLATSVNRNYFLENLQNQLWEEYEEDSLPDVLFVLSNSFPNVSSEELNQIGSMVSNMEIKEVIFNMRSFKAPGRDGLQAVFYQSQRDRVGTDLCSLVQQIFVEPEKVGEINETLITLISKSDPVTSLKQMRPISLCNVTYKVVTKIISNRLRKLMNNIVQPTQCSFVPGRQSSDNIIIAQEVIHSMRNKKGSRGWMAIKIDLEKAYDRLKWSFVEDTLKDIGFPSQMVNLILHCISTARMKVLWNGEELDEFTPSRGIRQGDSISPYIFVLCIERLSQLINAAVDHGFWKPIRLKRDGPALSHLCFADDLILFSEARLEQAEIINKCLAAFCDSSGQRVSQEKTRVFFSKNVGNNVRVEISSALHFSRTDDLGKYLGVPLLHSKVSKHTFNDIINKLNARLNSWKASSLSLAGRATLVKSVLSSLPTYTMQTALLPVSTCNVINHGAFNLKKTYQKLHGDSSSQNDRLFSLIWSWKGPERIRSFMWLTSHGAILTNLERTRRHLSNTATCPRCNTCDESIIHVLRDCQFSRRIWVPLLRNVGLVSFFNLNLYDWLMLNLTWKRDWPCLFGVTISSLWYFRNKFIFDNDNTPASVRLVQVRVRHSEFNKLINKFQHSQSNALTESRLVCWFPPIEGRLKLNVDGSFVSHSNGAGCGGIIRNHLGHFLKGFTYNLGSCSIMQAELWGIIHGLQVTAANNITNIIVESDSILALNFIKKGCPGSHPCAPLVADICMLAGRIPNIQWSHTLREVNFVVDHLAKKGHELPFGVHLFDAAPPDILHMLAHDCSGILFVRGYS from the exons ATGGCAGATCTGGTGGGATCTGGTGCCTCTGGGACTCTGGTACTTGGAAGATTGATGTCCTGGATCATAATAGCCAGATGGTGCATCTCAAGGTTGTTGGTGGTGACTCGACCCCCTGGCTCCTATCTGCGGT GTGATTTCAATGCTACGCTCCACGATTATGAACGAAGTGGAGGCTCTACTAATGTTGTTCATAGTGCTTGTCCTGATTTTCAAAGTTGTATCTCAGACTGTGGGCTTATTGATCTGCGTTTTGTGGGTTGGCCTTTTACTTGGAGAAGAGGTAACATTGTTGAGAGATTGGATAGAGGGTTGAGCAATTTGGAGTGGCAATTATCATTCCCTGAGGGAACCGTGAGGCACTTGTCCAATTTTAATTCTGATCACTCTCCTGTTTGTCTGCAACCACACACTGCTTCCTTTCAAAATAGGAATCGGAGGCCTTTTCAGTTTGTTGCGGCTTGGATGGCGCACCCGGATTTTTCAAATTTGGTTTCTAATTCCTGGGATGTCTCTTCTTCTTGGAACAGTGGTGTTGTCAGCTTTAAAAATTCTTTAAAAGATTGGAATACAAATATTTTTGGGGATATTTTCAAGAGAAAAAGAACACTCTTGAGAAGGCTTCAAGGTATTGCTTCCAGTTTGGCTACTAGTGTTAATCGTAATTATTTTCTGGAGAACCTTCAGAATCAGCTTTGGGAAGAATATGAGGAG GACTCCTTGCCTGATGTTCTCTTTGTTCTCAGTAATTCATTCCCTAACGTTAGTAGTGAAGAGCTCAACCAGATCGGCAGCATGGTTTCTAATATGGAGATTAAGgaagttatttttaatatgagAAGTTTTAAAGCACCGGGAAGAGATGGCCTCCAAGCTGTTTTTTATCAAAGTCAACGGGATCGTGTTGGAACTGATCTGTGCTCCTTGGTGCAACAAATTTTTGTGGAGCCAGAGAAAGTTGGGGAAATTAATGAAACCCTTATCACCCTTATTTCTAAATCTGACCCGGTTACCAGCCTCAAGCAAATGCGCCCCATCAGTCTTTGTAATGTCACTTATAAAGTGGTTACCAAGATTATTTCTAATCGACTGCGGAAGCTCATGAACAATATTGTCCAGCCCACCCAATGTAGTTTTGTTCCAGGTAGACAAAGCTCTGACAATATTATTATTGCTCAGGAGGTGATTCATTCaatgagaaataaaaaaggttCGAGAGGGTGGATGGCTATCAAAATTGATTTGGAGAAGGCTTATGATAGGCTCAAGTGGAGTTTTGTTGAAGATACGCTCAAGGATATTGGTTTCCCTTCTCAGATGGTTAATCTTATTCTTCATTGCATTTCTACAGCCAGAATGAAAGTTTTATGGAACGGTGAAGAACTTGATGAATTTACTCCTTCTAGAGGCATTCGTCAAGGAGACTCCATCTCCCCTTATATTTTTGTCCTCTGTATAGAAAGGCTCTCTCAGCTCATTAATGCGGCAGTTGATCATGGCTTCTGGAAACCTATTCGCCTTAAAAGGGATGGGCCTGCCTTATCTCATTTGTGTTTTGCGGATGATCTCATTCTTTTCTCAGAAGCTAGACTTGAACAAGCTGAGATTATTAACAAGTGCTTGGCAGCCTTTTGTGATAGTTCTGGTCAGAGAGTTAGCCAGGAAAAAACTAGAGTTTTCTTCTCCAAAAATGTGGGTAACAATGTGCGCGTCGAAATCAGTAGTGCTCTGCACTTCTCCAGGACGGATGATCTCGGTAAATACTTGGGGGTTCCTCTCCTACATTCCAAAGTTTCGAAGCATACTTTCAACGATATCATTAACAAGTTGAATGCGAGATTAAATTCTTGGAAGGCCTCATCCTTATCCTTAGCTGGCAGAGCGACTCTGGTGAaatctgttctttcttctttacctACTTATACTATGCAAACTGCTTTGTTACCTGTCTCTACTTGTAATGTTATTAATC ATGGAGCCTTCAACCTGAAGAAGACATACCAGAAGCTTCACGGAGACTCTTCTAGTCAGAATGATAGgttgttcagcctgatctggtcTTGGAAAGGACCTGAAAGGATCCGGTCTTTTATGTGGCTGACCTCTCACGGTGCTATCTTGACAAATTTGGAAAGAACCCGACGTCACCTTTCCAATACTGCAACCTGTCCGCGTTGCAACACTTGTGACGAATCCATCATTCATGTCCTCCGCGATTGTCAGTTTTCTAGGAGAATCTGGGTTCCCCTTTTACGTAACGTTGGTCTTGTGAGTTTCTTCAATCTGAACCTTTACGATTGGTTGATGCTAAATCTTACCTGGAAACGAGATTGGCCTTGTCTCTTTGGAGTTACTATCTCCTCCCTATGGTATTTTCGTAATAAGTTTATTTTTGACAATGATAATACCCCAGCTTCTGTGCGGCTGGTTCAAGTGAGGGTACGTCATAGTGAGTTCAATAAACTTATCAATAAGTTTCAACATTCACAATCTAATGCTTTGACAGAAAGCAGATTGGTTTGCTGGTTTCCTCCTATAGAGGGCCGTCTCAAGCTCAATGTGGACGGTTCGTTTGTTTCTCACTCAAATGGTGCTGGTTGTGGTGGTATTATTAGAAACCATCTTGGTCACTTTTTGAAGGGGTTCACTTACAATTTGGGGAGCTGCTCTATAATGCAAGCAGAGCTCTGGGGTATTATTCATGGCTTACAAGTTACGGCTGCTAATAATATCACGAACATCATTGTGGAGTCAGATTCTATCTTGGCTTTAAACTTCATCAAGAAAGGGTGTCCTGGTTCCCATCCTTGTGCTCCTCTGGTTGCTGATATCTGCATGTTAGCAGGTCGTATTCCTAATATTCAATGGTCCCATACCCTTCGCGAAGTAAATTTTGTAGTGGATCATCTTGCCAAGAAAGGACATGAGTTGCCTTTTGGTGTCCACCTCTTTGATGCTGCTCCTCCTGACATCCTCCATATGTTGGCGCATGATTGTTCGGGTATTCTTTTTGTAAGGGGTTATAGTTAG